In the Malaya genurostris strain Urasoe2022 chromosome 1, Malgen_1.1, whole genome shotgun sequence genome, one interval contains:
- the LOC131426647 gene encoding inhibitor of growth protein 3 isoform X2, with amino-acid sequence MLYLEDYLEMIEHLPQELRDRFTEMREMDLSVQNNMDSLDKRVRTLFQQCRRGELAGVQADSDFHSIRKDYYRVLEDSDEKVQLAGQMYDLVDRYLRRLDSELYKFKCELEADHNGITEILEKRSLELDSSTSNGGLNQKENRYFDTLPGFTSGGIVSSGGGGGGGGGGGSAARVDRYKVKPEKRRDSVGMTVLSGPPPEKRPAVTVSAAISSVPPVRPTTPGLGTSSGPYHMLSSSGGSSTSNAAASVAYNLQQFGAGNAIAAAASQAIAQTQQMQQGRRTASLKASYEAIHGAGATGTGPHDLLINRELAGATHNALQAVERETNNAFSNQQRRQHKKKLTANTSAADLLEPSTGVVPGLLSGVASGPSVASTSIGTSRPPSSSSGGPPPMSATGLGISLSLGAGAVLNENGMVVEQTPDGEWTYDPNEPRYCICNQVSYGDMVACDNEDCPFEWFHYPCVNITSSPKGKWYCPQCSSSMKRRASRKN; translated from the exons ATGTTGTACCTGGAGGATTATCTCGAAA TGATTGAGCATTTGCCTCAGGAGCTTCGAGATCGCTTCACGGAAATGCGCGAAATGGATCTCTCAGTTCAGA ACAATATGGACTCGCTTGACAAACGTGTTCGGACGTTGTTTCAGCAGTGCCGCCGTGGTGAGTTGGCAGGTGTTCAGGCCGATTCGGACTTTCACTCCATCCGCAAGGACTACTACCGGGTACTGGAGGATTCGGACGAAAAGGTTCAGCTGGCCGGGCAGATGTACGATCTGGTGGATCGGTATTTGCGCCGGTTGGACAGTGAACTGTACAAGTTCAAGTGTGAGTTGGAAGCGGATCACAATGGAATCACCGAAATACTGGAGAAGCGTTCGTTAGAGCTGGACTCGTCTACCAGTAATGGTGGATTGAATCAAAAGGAGAATCGTTATTTCGATACGTTGCCCGGTTTTACCAGCGGTGGTATTGTCAgcagtggtggtggtggtggtggaggcGGTGGTGGAGGGAGTGCGGCCCGCGTTGACCGGTACAAAGTTAAACCGGAGAAACGACGAGATAGCGTTGGAATGACGGTATTAAGTGGACCGCCACCAGAGAAACGTCCGGCAGTTACGGTCAGTGCCGCAATCAGCAGTGTTCCTCCAGTTCGTCCTACAACTCCGGGTTTAGGCACTTCCAGTGGCCCATATCATATGCTATCGTCTTCCGGTGGCTCGAGTACATCGAATGCAGCAGCTTCTGTTGCATACAATCTGCAACAGTTTGGAGCCGGAAACGCAATAGCGGCTGCTGCCAGTCAGGCAATAGCTCAGACCCAACAAATGCAGCAGGGTAGAAGAACTGCTAGTCTGAAGGCTTCGTACGAAGCCATACACGGGGCAGGAGCTACGGGAACTGGACCTCACGATTTACTGATCAATCGTGAACTGGCCGGAGCCACTCATAATGCACTGCAGGCCGTTGAACGTGAAACAAACAACGCATTTTCCAACCAACAAAGGCGACAACACAAGAAAAAACTAACTGCAAATACATCCGCAGCAG ATCTGCTGGAACCGTCTACTGGCGTCGTTCCTGGGCTACTGTCGGGGGTAGCGAGTGGACCGTCGGTAGCTTCCACCAGCATAGGAACATCGAGACCACCCAGTTCCAGTTCCGGTGGTCCACCACCGATGAGTGCTACCGGGTTGGGTATTTCATTATCGCTTGGCGCAGGAGCAGTGCTGAATGAAAACGGAATGGTGGTGGAACAGACACCGGACGGCGAGTGGACGTACGACCCGAACGAACCACGGTATTGCATCTGTAATCAAGTGTCGTATGGTGACATGGTAGCATGCGATAATGAAGAT TGTCCGTTCGAGTGGTTCCATTACCCATGCGTGAATATAACATCTTCTCCGAAAGGCAAATGGTACTGCCCGCAATGCAGTAGCTCCATGAAGCGACGCGCCTCCCGCAAGAACTGA
- the LOC131426647 gene encoding inhibitor of growth protein 3 isoform X1, with translation MLYLEDYLEMIEHLPQELRDRFTEMREMDLSVQNNMDSLDKRVRTLFQQCRRGELAGVQADSDFHSIRKDYYRVLEDSDEKVQLAGQMYDLVDRYLRRLDSELYKFKCELEADHNGITEILEKRSLELDSSTSNGGLNQKENRYFDTLPGFTSGGIVSSGGGGGGGGGGGSAARVDRYKVKPEKRRDSVGMTVLSGPPPEKRPAVTVSAAISSVPPVRPTTPGLGTSSGPYHMLSSSGGSSTSNAAASVAYNLQQFGAGNAIAAAASQAIAQTQQMQQGRRTASLKASYEAIHGAGATGTGPHDLLINRELAGATHNALQAVERETNNAFSNQQRRQHKKKLTANTSAAATLLQAHQKQQHSVALNPNLTSSSLDLLEPSTGVVPGLLSGVASGPSVASTSIGTSRPPSSSSGGPPPMSATGLGISLSLGAGAVLNENGMVVEQTPDGEWTYDPNEPRYCICNQVSYGDMVACDNEDCPFEWFHYPCVNITSSPKGKWYCPQCSSSMKRRASRKN, from the exons ATGTTGTACCTGGAGGATTATCTCGAAA TGATTGAGCATTTGCCTCAGGAGCTTCGAGATCGCTTCACGGAAATGCGCGAAATGGATCTCTCAGTTCAGA ACAATATGGACTCGCTTGACAAACGTGTTCGGACGTTGTTTCAGCAGTGCCGCCGTGGTGAGTTGGCAGGTGTTCAGGCCGATTCGGACTTTCACTCCATCCGCAAGGACTACTACCGGGTACTGGAGGATTCGGACGAAAAGGTTCAGCTGGCCGGGCAGATGTACGATCTGGTGGATCGGTATTTGCGCCGGTTGGACAGTGAACTGTACAAGTTCAAGTGTGAGTTGGAAGCGGATCACAATGGAATCACCGAAATACTGGAGAAGCGTTCGTTAGAGCTGGACTCGTCTACCAGTAATGGTGGATTGAATCAAAAGGAGAATCGTTATTTCGATACGTTGCCCGGTTTTACCAGCGGTGGTATTGTCAgcagtggtggtggtggtggtggaggcGGTGGTGGAGGGAGTGCGGCCCGCGTTGACCGGTACAAAGTTAAACCGGAGAAACGACGAGATAGCGTTGGAATGACGGTATTAAGTGGACCGCCACCAGAGAAACGTCCGGCAGTTACGGTCAGTGCCGCAATCAGCAGTGTTCCTCCAGTTCGTCCTACAACTCCGGGTTTAGGCACTTCCAGTGGCCCATATCATATGCTATCGTCTTCCGGTGGCTCGAGTACATCGAATGCAGCAGCTTCTGTTGCATACAATCTGCAACAGTTTGGAGCCGGAAACGCAATAGCGGCTGCTGCCAGTCAGGCAATAGCTCAGACCCAACAAATGCAGCAGGGTAGAAGAACTGCTAGTCTGAAGGCTTCGTACGAAGCCATACACGGGGCAGGAGCTACGGGAACTGGACCTCACGATTTACTGATCAATCGTGAACTGGCCGGAGCCACTCATAATGCACTGCAGGCCGTTGAACGTGAAACAAACAACGCATTTTCCAACCAACAAAGGCGACAACACAAGAAAAAACTAACTGCAAATACATCCGCAGCAG CCACACTTTTACAAGCACACCAGAAGCAGCAGCACTCAGTCGCACTTAATCCTAACCTGACCTCCTCGTCTCTAGATCTGCTGGAACCGTCTACTGGCGTCGTTCCTGGGCTACTGTCGGGGGTAGCGAGTGGACCGTCGGTAGCTTCCACCAGCATAGGAACATCGAGACCACCCAGTTCCAGTTCCGGTGGTCCACCACCGATGAGTGCTACCGGGTTGGGTATTTCATTATCGCTTGGCGCAGGAGCAGTGCTGAATGAAAACGGAATGGTGGTGGAACAGACACCGGACGGCGAGTGGACGTACGACCCGAACGAACCACGGTATTGCATCTGTAATCAAGTGTCGTATGGTGACATGGTAGCATGCGATAATGAAGAT TGTCCGTTCGAGTGGTTCCATTACCCATGCGTGAATATAACATCTTCTCCGAAAGGCAAATGGTACTGCCCGCAATGCAGTAGCTCCATGAAGCGACGCGCCTCCCGCAAGAACTGA